AAGAAGCGAAGACGTGGAAGCATCCTGAGCAGCGAAGAGGAAATCAAAGAGATAACCGCCGATTTCTTCGTCTGAGGTGTGAGACGGAGTAGGCTCCCCAGCCTCTTTAGCGGCGGAGATTTCCTTGACGGTTTCTTGCATCCAGAAATCAACCAAACAAATCGGCTCCTCACTGTTCCGCATTCTCGTTTTGCTCTGGTTAGCACATCCAGCCAGGGTATGAGCAAGGCGGTCAACGGCTAACCTAGCATTTCGAAACGCGAAACCGGGGAGGTCAACAGGGAGTTTCATGAGGCCTACATTGAATAAATTATAGTCAGAGTTGAATCTCTCTCTAGCTTCACAACTTAAGTAAGGTCCAACAATTACAGTCTGAGAAGTCTCAAGATTCAAATCACGAGCCAGAAAACGCAGAGAAATAGGATTATTCGGGTTTAGGTTGGCCATTTTGTCCCATTTCTTCAAGTGATCGAGAATGATAATCTGCTGAAGATCAGAGTAGGTGGAGAGAGCTCTAGGAGTGAAATTGGGGGCAATTCGACGGCGGAGATTCTTATGATCCTGGCCGAACATATAAATCAAATTATGGTCACCAAACAATTTTTTACCAAAGGGATGTCCAACCAGCATGAAAGCATCAGGTTTGACATTAGCAAAAATGAGTTGAGAAAGCTCAGAATCACGAATAAAGAGAATAAATCTTCCGATGATATAATTAGCTGAGAAAccaagagaagaagaaagagaggacTGGTGATCCCAGAAGTTGGTTGGGTCCCTAACTAAGGAGATAGCATTACCAAGAAACGGAAGAACGAGAGCAGGTCCAGGAAGATGGCGTTTCTTAATAAGGTAAGAGAGCTGTTCAAAAAAGAGTAAGagaatgataaaagaaaaaagatatGGTCCTAATgtggagaaggagaagaagaaggtgaaCATGTTTTGGTTTGGTTAGAAACTGGGGAATGTGGAATTTACAGGTACGAAACCAAGGAAGAAAGCTTAATTTATTTGAAAAGAGAGAGAGTCAATATTCAAAGTTAGACGCGCATGACAAAGCTTTATCTGTCGATGAGTACAGAAAGAACAGAGAGAGCAGGAGAAATAGAGAGATAGGGTGGCGAAAGGAGAAATGTCGGAGGCAGAGGTAGGCAGGCGCAGGCGCTGGCAAGAGAACACAGGACGAGGATAATCAGACTATATGGTTCAACGTTCAAGACAAGAAACGTTTTTGACTTGTTATTCTTCCCTCTCTAGaaggaatttttttatttctttgccTTATAATTTTAACTTATTGTTCTTACCTGGGGAGTTCATTAAAGAAAGCTAATTAGACAAATTTATGGAATCAATTTGCTATTTTAAATTAAGTTAAGTAAGGAAGCTATTAATAATTTTGAATTACGTCATGCCTTAAATGATgactctttatatttatttatttttgcagttttaagttttaattgaaatgtaaagaaatttccaattacaaaaatggaaaaacaaTAACTACAAGTCTACTTCTCCAGATGAAATAGAAAACACAGTAGTATTACTTTTTGGATACAACAGCGACATTTCCTAGGCTAGGCAGgctttttatcctaattattgTACAAAATCTTTCCAAAAAAGAAAGGTTTAATGTTTGtccagccccctgaacttgtccaaattgttCATTTTATTCCTCTAACTCATCGAAGGTCCTATGTAcctcattaactccataaaaatgatatttctcaccctttaacttgttcaaatttatcattttaccccttctcaactcatcgaatatctcATTTACCCCTTTAACCTCTCTCtcatatttctctctctaattgttTGAAACCTTCTACCCTGCTGCTTTCAGCTAAAGTTTCTATTTTTTAATAGAAGGTGAAAATCTACAGACACTAAGAGAAAGAGATACTACTGTTCCCATTGGAGCTTTGGATTCTTGATTCAATTGTGGAGATGCACTGTGGTGGTTTTGATGTGTTGTGAGCTCAGTCAATTCCTTTTAACCACCATGAAAGGTACTTCCTTTTTTAGGG
The sequence above is drawn from the Euphorbia lathyris chromosome 6, ddEupLath1.1, whole genome shotgun sequence genome and encodes:
- the LOC136233881 gene encoding cytochrome P450 710A1-like, with translation MFTFFFSFSTLGPYLFSFIILLLFFEQLSYLIKKRHLPGPALVLPFLGNAISLVRDPTNFWDHQSSLSSSLGFSANYIIGRFILFIRDSELSQLIFANVKPDAFMLVGHPFGKKLFGDHNLIYMFGQDHKNLRRRIAPNFTPRALSTYSDLQQIIILDHLKKWDKMANLNPNNPISLRFLARDLNLETSQTVIVGPYLSCEARERFNSDYNLFNVGLMKLPVDLPGFAFRNARLAVDRLAHTLAGCANQSKTRMRNSEEPICLVDFWMQETVKEISAAKEAGEPTPSHTSDEEIGGYLFDFLFAAQDASTSSLLWAVTLLDSHPEVLSKVREEVLSIWSPESDSLVTADQIREMKYTHTVAREVIRYRPPATLVPHIAVTDFPLTESYTIPKGTIVFPSVYESSFQGFSEAERFDPDRFSEERQEDQVFKRNFLAFGAGAHQCVGQRYALNYLVLFMALFSTLFDFKRFKTDGCDDIVYNPTICPKDGCTIFLWRRCTHFPKLSME